In Clostridium sp. SY8519, one genomic interval encodes:
- a CDS encoding InlB B-repeat-containing protein: MMKEKRPVNSVIKTLFVFLMSAAVLIAFGFANVAFAADGGTAGTAPKGGAGSSAVTQTWDHSKSKTAANLDGKYESEITLSLPSKEEQLTTEICFVLDKSSFSDTKTKAMELLDHLKTETDKSGAKVKVDIVSFNRTAHNRGSFDLSTQYQEIESTFVKKESGGTNMHAGLLLAEEVLKKDSTIPDSRKYMILVSDGDTYLYCKNGDYNTPYSRSFIPVASAGATAYGGYYDESWYYPSAPYGKNVGRPSDKDSTPEKWDAYLQDVKERNTESHGDDYDYIWKYYDGWQITAPTKENPDGFKTQPTSDQDHNKITRLASNLDMGFLHAAETYHRLAEKYHCYSIPVQSFNQADGGHPGFMEYLNGGVAVDFSAIENKVLYFLGAGSTVTDQIGYKKDGYNFDLADPAQMKLTVDDAQGKTQTYDAEKIGENHYGFLKQQDGTYAYEAIYTPGDKKEGEQIEWKINVPVTNFQHASLKYKVKLTDPQTAPGTYGQLDLDGNQVIDGTNTAVDSTKAIYTNTSAVLMPKDSDGNAGTPEEFGRPSVCYTVRNSAPAEEHTITFHPNNGQAAFLQTVSDGEQAVKPESPTKKGYTFKGWYSDRSLKKAYDFKTSVKSNLDLYAKWVKNTSGTKPDKPANKVTGILLPKVIAKGRHTQILTWTALKNVDGYFIYTNHCHEGRKRHYFKKVADYKASKARVYTAKKLNTYENYKYYVAAYTVKKNGRKQIVKKSVTVHSVCGNTSAKNTNVTAIKVKKHAVTIKKGQTYRIKATIYKIHKKRDILDETHCGRLRYLTKDSSIATVDYNTGRVKGRKAGKTTVYVLGVNGVRDKVAITVK; this comes from the coding sequence ATGATGAAAGAGAAGAGGCCTGTAAACAGCGTGATAAAAACATTGTTCGTTTTTCTCATGTCTGCAGCGGTACTGATTGCATTCGGCTTTGCCAATGTGGCATTTGCGGCAGACGGCGGGACTGCCGGTACAGCACCAAAAGGAGGAGCTGGCAGTTCTGCAGTCACGCAGACATGGGATCATTCCAAATCCAAAACAGCAGCAAATTTAGACGGTAAGTATGAATCGGAAATTACATTGTCGCTGCCGTCAAAGGAAGAACAGTTAACGACAGAAATCTGTTTTGTTCTTGATAAATCCAGTTTTTCTGATACAAAGACAAAGGCGATGGAGCTGCTTGATCATTTAAAAACGGAGACAGATAAGAGCGGCGCGAAAGTAAAAGTGGATATTGTCAGCTTTAACCGCACAGCGCATAACCGCGGATCGTTCGATTTAAGCACACAGTATCAGGAAATCGAGAGTACGTTTGTAAAGAAAGAGAGCGGCGGCACAAACATGCATGCAGGGCTTCTGCTTGCGGAGGAGGTGCTGAAAAAAGACAGTACCATTCCTGACAGCAGAAAGTATATGATTCTGGTGTCGGACGGAGATACCTATCTTTACTGCAAAAACGGAGATTATAACACGCCGTATTCCCGTTCTTTCATTCCTGTAGCATCTGCGGGTGCTACAGCATACGGCGGATACTATGATGAAAGCTGGTATTATCCGAGTGCGCCCTATGGAAAGAATGTGGGCAGGCCGTCCGACAAGGACAGTACGCCTGAAAAATGGGATGCGTATCTCCAGGATGTAAAGGAAAGAAACACGGAAAGTCATGGAGATGATTACGATTATATCTGGAAATATTATGACGGCTGGCAGATAACTGCACCGACAAAAGAAAATCCGGACGGATTTAAGACACAGCCCACATCCGATCAGGATCATAATAAGATCACCCGATTAGCATCCAATCTGGACATGGGATTTCTTCATGCGGCAGAAACGTATCACCGCCTTGCCGAAAAATATCACTGCTATTCCATTCCGGTACAAAGTTTCAATCAGGCAGACGGAGGCCATCCGGGATTCATGGAATATTTAAATGGCGGGGTTGCTGTGGATTTCTCGGCAATAGAAAATAAAGTCCTTTATTTCCTCGGCGCGGGCAGTACCGTAACCGACCAGATCGGGTATAAGAAAGACGGATATAATTTCGACCTGGCGGATCCGGCGCAGATGAAACTGACCGTGGACGACGCACAGGGAAAGACACAGACGTATGATGCGGAAAAGATCGGTGAGAATCACTACGGTTTTCTGAAACAGCAGGACGGAACCTATGCATATGAAGCCATTTATACACCGGGCGACAAGAAGGAAGGCGAGCAGATCGAATGGAAAATCAATGTTCCGGTCACAAATTTCCAGCATGCAAGCCTGAAATACAAGGTGAAACTGACAGATCCCCAGACAGCTCCCGGCACATACGGGCAGCTGGATCTTGACGGAAATCAGGTCATTGACGGAACGAATACAGCGGTGGATTCTACCAAGGCGATTTACACGAACACATCAGCCGTATTAATGCCGAAAGATTCCGATGGGAATGCAGGAACTCCGGAAGAATTCGGACGGCCCAGTGTATGTTATACCGTACGGAACAGCGCTCCAGCAGAGGAACATACGATTACATTCCATCCGAATAACGGACAGGCAGCGTTCCTTCAGACGGTTTCGGACGGTGAACAGGCGGTAAAACCGGAAAGCCCGACGAAAAAGGGATATACATTCAAAGGCTGGTATTCGGATCGTTCACTGAAAAAAGCATATGATTTCAAGACATCGGTTAAGAGCAATCTGGATCTGTATGCGAAGTGGGTAAAGAATACTTCCGGTACAAAACCGGATAAGCCGGCAAACAAAGTGACAGGAATACTCCTTCCGAAGGTTATAGCGAAGGGCAGACATACCCAGATTTTAACATGGACAGCGCTTAAAAATGTAGACGGGTATTTTATTTATACCAATCACTGCCATGAAGGAAGGAAGCGGCATTACTTTAAGAAAGTCGCGGATTACAAGGCTTCCAAAGCCCGTGTGTACACAGCGAAAAAACTGAATACTTATGAGAATTACAAATATTACGTTGCTGCATACACTGTAAAGAAAAACGGCAGGAAGCAGATCGTCAAAAAGAGTGTAACGGTTCATTCCGTATGTGGGAATACGAGTGCAAAAAACACAAATGTGACTGCAATAAAAGTAAAAAAACACGCAGTTACAATAAAGAAGGGCCAGACGTACAGGATCAAAGCGACGATTTATAAGATACATAAGAAACGTGATATCCTGGATGAGACACACTGCGGCAGGCTCCGCTATCTGACAAAAGACAGCAGTATCGCAACGGTAGATTACAATACCGGACGCGTCAAGGGCAGAAAGGCAGGAAAGACCACCGTATATGTACTTGGCGTAAACGGCGTCCGTGACAAGGTTGCCATTACAGTAAAATAA